In the genome of Kineococcus rhizosphaerae, one region contains:
- a CDS encoding transposase, translating to MWVLVGHAAEVAGDREAYPSDLSDAEWELIEPLLPKQGRMGRPRQDL from the coding sequence ATGTGGGTCTTGGTAGGGCATGCTGCTGAGGTGGCTGGCGATCGTGAGGCGTATCCCTCTGACCTCAGCGATGCGGAGTGGGAGCTCATCGAGCCGCTGCTACCCAAGCAGGGCCGGATGGGTAGGCCGCGCCAAGACCTG
- a CDS encoding amidase, producing MTIQDPTLEDLRPIADRHFAAMDDDELSVMQEIISSTLDAHRLLDGMDDSAPTDVANRDAGRPASPEENPHRGWVWRCDLTADALTSSHLAGKTVAIKDNVAVAGLPMKVGTRLLEGFIPDEDATIVTRVLAAGGNITGKAACEHMSFSGSSFTADTGAILNPHNLNRSAGGSSSGSAALVAAGDVDIASGGDQSGSIRIPASFCGVYGFKPSYGLVSATGAAPIEVTVDHLGALASTVSDIARFMDAVAGEDPMDPRQLSGWSGRSRPESFLGSLTGDVRGLRVGIIDEGFAWDHSEQDVDDAVVEAAAHFTQLGATVERMSLPMHRIGMHINTAIQMEGAYTTMLRGNLAGSGWKGRYPRRLMEAIGAAKHTRSDEMSDMMKELVLIGEYLTDRYHGSYYAKAQNLALQLTTAYDAAFQQYDVLITPSTPVKATEIPDKDVPRLERFGRLLNMVNNTSPTCVTGNPSISVPCATSSGLPVGMMITGRRGDDTTVLRVADAFERTGIYGPVQVNRRQHASV from the coding sequence ATGACTATCCAAGACCCCACTCTTGAAGATCTCCGCCCCATCGCGGACCGCCACTTCGCGGCCATGGACGACGACGAACTCTCGGTGATGCAGGAGATCATCAGCAGCACTCTCGACGCCCACCGGCTCCTGGATGGCATGGACGACTCGGCACCCACGGATGTCGCCAATCGCGATGCGGGGCGTCCGGCGAGTCCTGAGGAGAACCCCCACCGCGGATGGGTGTGGCGCTGCGACCTCACCGCGGACGCGCTCACGAGTTCCCATCTGGCCGGGAAGACGGTAGCAATCAAGGACAACGTCGCCGTCGCCGGGTTGCCCATGAAGGTCGGCACTCGTCTGCTTGAAGGCTTCATCCCCGATGAAGACGCCACGATCGTCACCCGGGTGCTGGCGGCCGGCGGCAACATCACCGGCAAGGCAGCCTGTGAGCACATGTCGTTCTCCGGCAGTAGCTTCACGGCCGACACTGGGGCGATCCTCAACCCTCACAACCTCAACCGATCCGCCGGTGGATCCTCCAGCGGTTCGGCTGCCTTGGTGGCGGCCGGAGATGTCGACATCGCCAGCGGCGGTGACCAGTCCGGCTCGATCCGTATCCCGGCATCGTTCTGCGGGGTTTACGGTTTCAAGCCCAGTTACGGTCTGGTGTCGGCGACCGGGGCAGCGCCCATCGAGGTCACCGTGGACCACCTCGGGGCGCTGGCTTCCACCGTCAGTGACATCGCCCGGTTCATGGACGCCGTCGCCGGTGAGGACCCCATGGACCCGCGTCAGCTGAGTGGCTGGTCCGGACGTTCCCGGCCCGAATCCTTCCTCGGATCCCTCACCGGCGATGTTCGCGGACTGCGCGTCGGCATCATCGACGAGGGCTTCGCCTGGGACCACTCCGAGCAAGACGTGGACGACGCGGTCGTAGAAGCTGCCGCCCACTTCACGCAGCTGGGAGCGACGGTCGAACGCATGTCGCTGCCCATGCACCGAATCGGCATGCACATCAACACCGCCATCCAGATGGAAGGCGCCTACACCACCATGTTGCGCGGCAACCTCGCCGGCAGCGGATGGAAGGGGCGGTACCCCCGCCGGCTGATGGAGGCGATCGGGGCCGCCAAGCACACCCGCAGCGACGAGATGTCGGACATGATGAAGGAACTTGTCCTGATCGGTGAGTATCTCACCGACCGCTACCACGGCAGCTACTACGCCAAGGCGCAGAACCTCGCTCTGCAGCTCACCACCGCCTACGACGCCGCCTTCCAGCAATACGACGTGCTGATCACCCCGTCGACACCGGTGAAAGCCACAGAAATCCCGGACAAGGACGTTCCCCGCCTGGAGCGGTTCGGGCGTCTGCTGAACATGGTCAACAACACTAGCCCCACGTGCGTGACGGGGAACCCCTCCATCTCGGTTCCCTGCGCAACTTCCTCCGGGCTGCCGGTCGGCATGATGATCACGGGTCGGCGCGGGGATGACACCACCGTCCTTCGTGTCGCCGATGCTTTCGAGCGCACCGGGATCTACGGGCCGGTCCAGGTGAACCGCCGCCAGCACGCGTCCGTCTGA
- a CDS encoding MFS transporter has translation MSTTADLEPPSSARQRLANRLGLPAPLILGYLGLLLFMIGDGVESAFIVPFFSDNGAGSDIRASYIVTIYGVAVMLAAWLSGALSELWGPRRVMIAGLIIWLVFDVLLLAVAVPQENYPLMMLFYGLRGFGYPLFAYSFLVWVTAVAAPARLGSAVGWYYFAFTGGMPTLGALVASGSNPILGHYGTLWLSVAILMTGGLIALLGVRERTGFTRMAPAGVKPVQSLLSSASLAWTNPRIGLGAVARMINTIPMFGLLVFMPRVFSDEIGFGESRWLLLVSVMFGSTIIFNLLSGIISDRVGWRETVFWLGCIWGSISVALLYFVPIHMGVDYYWLALVVAVLYGASLSGWVPISALVPSMAPQYKGGAMALLNLGAGASAFVGPALVSLLLAPLGATGVVLIFSALYLIGGVIVWNLRLPKGREAGQAAEVEGSARVHSVAE, from the coding sequence ATGAGCACCACCGCAGACCTCGAACCGCCCTCGTCGGCGCGACAGCGGCTCGCCAACCGGCTCGGCCTACCGGCCCCGCTCATCCTCGGCTACCTCGGTCTCCTGCTGTTCATGATCGGCGACGGGGTCGAATCCGCGTTCATTGTCCCCTTCTTCAGCGACAACGGCGCCGGTAGCGACATCCGGGCCTCCTACATCGTGACCATCTACGGCGTCGCGGTCATGCTGGCCGCGTGGCTCTCAGGTGCACTCTCGGAGCTGTGGGGCCCGCGGCGGGTCATGATCGCCGGGCTGATCATCTGGCTGGTTTTCGACGTCCTGCTGCTGGCGGTCGCTGTGCCGCAGGAGAACTACCCCCTCATGATGCTGTTCTACGGCCTGCGCGGTTTCGGCTACCCGCTCTTCGCGTACTCGTTCCTGGTGTGGGTGACCGCCGTTGCTGCGCCAGCGCGGCTGGGTTCCGCGGTCGGGTGGTACTACTTCGCCTTCACCGGCGGCATGCCCACCTTGGGGGCCCTGGTGGCCAGCGGCTCCAACCCCATCCTGGGGCACTACGGGACGCTGTGGCTTTCGGTCGCCATCTTGATGACCGGTGGTCTCATCGCCCTGCTCGGAGTCCGCGAACGCACCGGGTTCACGCGTATGGCCCCCGCCGGTGTGAAGCCCGTCCAGAGCTTGCTCTCGAGCGCCTCGCTGGCCTGGACCAACCCCCGCATCGGACTGGGTGCGGTCGCCAGGATGATCAACACCATCCCCATGTTCGGTCTGCTGGTCTTCATGCCGCGCGTCTTCTCCGACGAGATCGGCTTCGGGGAGAGCCGATGGCTGTTGCTGGTGTCGGTAATGTTCGGTTCCACCATCATCTTCAACCTTCTGTCTGGCATCATCTCCGACCGTGTCGGCTGGCGTGAGACGGTCTTCTGGCTCGGGTGCATCTGGGGATCAATCTCGGTGGCACTCCTCTACTTCGTTCCCATCCACATGGGGGTCGACTACTACTGGCTGGCCCTGGTGGTCGCCGTCCTCTACGGCGCTTCACTCTCGGGCTGGGTGCCGATTTCGGCGCTGGTTCCTTCTATGGCCCCTCAGTACAAGGGCGGTGCGATGGCCCTGCTGAACCTGGGGGCAGGGGCCTCAGCGTTCGTGGGCCCTGCTCTGGTCAGCCTGCTGCTGGCTCCTCTCGGCGCCACGGGCGTTGTCCTGATCTTCTCCGCCCTCTACCTCATCGGCGGTGTGATCGTCTGGAACCTGCGCCTGCCCAAGGGACGCGAAGCTGGTCAAGCCGCGGAGGTGGAAGGTAGCGCCCGCGTGCACAGCGTCGCTGAGTGA